The following are encoded together in the Lactuca sativa cultivar Salinas chromosome 1, Lsat_Salinas_v11, whole genome shotgun sequence genome:
- the LOC111884595 gene encoding receptor-like protein kinase HERK 1: protein MSSSGLNLENYRIPLEEINRATNDFGAETLVGDGGFGMVHKAQLGDQTVAIKRLNRNNYQGNDEFRNELHMVSSFKHPNIIPFIGYCDDENEMIIVYQYAINTSLDRHLQNPEKRRLITWAQRLKICLGAARGLKYLHSGLGHKLRVIHRDVKSANILLDDNMEAKICDFGLSRFGPRNQAETHVITKASGTRFYIDPLYNERGRLAKESDIYSFGVVLFEISSGMLAYQPRFFGDANEQYLLDLVRSHYDDQELVDGVNKLIDPDIRGDIDMRSFHTFNKIAHQCISFKLKERPTMDRIIGSIEEALSIQNNKAASTVTIRSIQPQNLESFRIPLKEIKLATGDFSPDSRIKGDGIVAVFKGHLSQSWQNRKVAIKRLDPKEYEGENQFHNQLKLVSSFHHENIIHFMGYCDEGNEMIIVYEYASNHSLDHHFKDLNKRRSLTWAQRLKICLGTAKGVKYLHSALGNDHRVIHGNIRSRKILLDQNLEAKICDFGMPQQGTNLYLDPVYHESGILDENSDVYSFGVVLFEMLTGMLVDKLSRLGDSTNPQPLISIVQSDGLEKIIDSAIRYQIDDRSLQVYKELAYKCISNNSKERPTVDTVIKMIEDSIHFQY, encoded by the exons ATGTCTTCTTCAGGGCTAAACTTAGAAAATTATCGAATTCCACTGGAGGAGATCAATCGGGCTACAAATGACTTCGGTGCAGAAACTCTCGTGGGAGATGGTGGATTTGGTATGGTCCACAAAGCACAACTCGGTGATCAGACAGTAGCCATCAAACGCCTCAATAGGAATAATTATCAAGGAAATGACGAGTTCCGTAACGAACTCCATATGGTTTCGAGTTTCAAGCATCCAAACATCATTCCGTTCATTGGATATTGTGATGATGAAAATGAGATGATCATAGTTTACCAATATGCTATCAATACAAGCCTTGATCGTCATCTTCAAAACCCAGAGAAGAGGCGTTTAATAACATGGGCACAACGACTGAAGATTTGTTTAGGGGCAGCAAGAGGACTCAAGTACCTTCACTCCGGACTTGGTCATAAGCTCAGAGTAATTCATAGAGACGTCAAGAGCGCAAATATATTGTTAGATGACAATATGGAAGCCAAAATTTGTGATTTTGGTTTGTCAAGATTTGGTCCAAGAAATCAAGCAGAAACCCACGTTATTACAAAGGCTTCGGGTACAAGGTTTTACATCGATCCGCTTTACAATGAAAGAGGCAGGCTTGCGAAAGAGTCAGACATATACTCATTTGGAGTGGTGCTATTTGAAATTTCGAGTGGGATGTTGGCTTACCAGCCAAGGTTCTTTGGAGATGCTAACGAACAATATCTGTTGGATCTAGTCCGAAGCCACTATGATGACCAAGAACTGGTTGATGGAGTCAACAAGTTAATTGATCCCGATATAAGAGGTGATATTGATATGAGATCTTTTCATACGTTTAACAAAATTGCACATCAGTGCATTAGCTTCAAGTTAAAGGAACGTCCTACAATGGATAGGATCATCGGGAGCATCGAAGAAGCATTGAGTATTCAA AACAACAAAGCTGCTTCAACTGTAACCATACGAAGCATCCAACCCCAAAACCTTGAAAGCTTTCGAATTCCACTTAAGGAGATAAAATTAGCAACAGGAGACTTCAGTCCTGATTCCCGAATCAAAGGTGATGGAATTGTTGCAGTCTTCAAAGGACATCTTTCACAAAGCTGGCAAAACCGCAAAGTTGCCATAAAACGCCTTGATCCCAAAGAATACGAAGGAGAAAACCAATTCCATAACCAGCTTAAGTTAGTTTCCAGCTTCCACCATGAAAATATCATCCATTTCATGGGTTACTGTGATGAAGGTAATGAGATGATTATTGTTTATGAGTATGCTAGCAATCATAGCCTTGATCATCATTTCAAAGACTTGAATAAGAGGCGTTCCCTTACATGGGCACAACGCCTTAAGATTTGCTTAGGGACAGCAAAAGGAGTCAAATACCTTCACTCAGCTCTAGGGAATGATCACAGAGTTATACATGGAAACATCAGGAGTAGAAAAATATTGCTAGATCAAAATCTAGAAGCCAAAATTTGTGATTTTGGTATGCCTCAACAAGGTACAAACTTGTACTTGGATCCTGTTTACCATGAAAGTGGCATCCTTGATGAAAATTCGGACGTGTATTCATTTGGCGTTGTGCTATTTGAAATGTTGACTGGAATGCTGGTTGATAAGTTAAGTAGATTGGGAGATAGTACTAATCCACAACCTCTAATAAGTATCGTCCAAAGTGATGGACTCGAAAAAATAATTGATTCCGCTATACGTTATCAGATTGATGATCGTTCTTTACAAGTGTATAAAGAACTTGCTTATAAGTGCATAAGCAACAATTCAAAGGAACGCCCTACTGTGGATACAGTCATCAAGATGATTGAGGATTCGATACACTTTCAA TACTAG